The following is a genomic window from Candidatus Effluviviaceae Genus V sp..
CAACCACACCCACGCGAGCGGCACGGCCGAGATGTCGGTCTTCGACAAGATCGTCCCCGGCTATTATCACCGCCTCAACATGGACGGGTTCGTCGAGACGAGCACCTGCTGTCAGAACACCGCGACCGAGCACTACATGATGGAGCGGTTCATGGTGGACGACGTCGTCCACTGGGCGACCGACTTCAAGATCGACGGGTTCCGCTTCGACCTCATGGGGCATCACATGAAGTCGAACATGGTCAAAGTCCGTGAGGCGCTCGACGCCCTGACGATGGAGAAGGACGGCGTCGACGGCGAGGCGATCTACGTCTACGGCGAGGGCTGGGACTTCGGCGAGGTGCAGGGCGGCCGGCGCGGCGTCAACGCGACCCAGCACAACATGGCCGGGACCGGCATCGGCACGTTCAACGACCGCATCCGCGACGCCGTGCGCGGCGGGAGCGCGTTCTCCGACCGGCGCGACAGGGGCTTCGCGACGGGGCAGACGGACAGAATGGCCATGCTCCGCGCGGCCGACCGCATTCGGGTCGGGATGGCCGGGAACCTCAAGAACTACCGGTTCACCGACGCGACCGGTCGGCCCGTGATGGGCAGCTTCGACGGCGTCGGGTACGCGCTCGACCCGCAGGAGGCGCTGACCTACGTCTCGGCGCACGACAACGAGACGTTCTTCGACAAGATCCAGTACGCGGCGCCCTCGTCGGCCTCGATGGACGACCGGGTGCGCATGCAGATGGTCGCGATGTCGGTGACGGCCTTCACGCAGGGCATTCCGTTCTTCCACGCGGGCGTGGACATGCTCCGCTCGAAGTCGATGGACGCCGACAGCTACAACTCGGGCGACTGGTTCAACAAGCTCGACTTCACGTACCAGTCGAACAACTTCGGCGTCGGGCTCCCGATCGCCGAGAAGAACCGCGACCGGTGGAACATCATCCGACCGATCCTCGGCAACGAGGAAATCACGCCCGGTCCTTCGCACATCTCGATGACGGTCGAGCACATGAAGGAGATCCTGGCAATCCGGAAGAGCACGCCGCTCTTCCGCCTGAGGACCGGCGACGACGTGAGGTCGCGCGTCGCGTTCTGGAACACAGGGAGAGACCAGGTCCCGGGCCTCATCGTGATGAGCGTCTCGGACGAGGTCGAGGGGAAGCCGGACCTCGACCCGGAGCACCGCTCGCTGGTCGTCGTGGTCAATGCGGGCTCGCAGGGCGTCTCGTTCCAGGACGACGCCTTCGAGGACCGGGCGTTCGTGCTCCATCCGGTCTTCACCGAGTCGAACGACGCGGTCGTCCGCGGCGCCGAGTATGAGTCCAACGGCACGTTCGTCGTGCCGGGCCGGACGACGGCGGTCTTCGTCGAGCCGGAGTAGGAGCAGCCGCGTCGCCTGACACGGCGCAGGAAGGACCAGCCACGGGGCGCCGGGGAGACCCGGCGCCCCGTTCATTTTGACCCGGCGTTGCCGGTTGCGCGGTTCCCCGCGTGCGTGGTACGGTGCCCACGTTTGCGGAAAGCGCACCTTTCCACAGGGGGTTGCCATGCGGTGTGCGACAGTGTTCGTCTGTCTCCTTGTGCTGACGACGGTGGGAGCCGCCTCGTCGTCGCTCTCCGACGTCCTGCCGTCCGGAGGCGTCCCCGGGGCGCAGTTCGAGCGCGCGATCCAGGACTCCTTCGCGGCGCCAGGTCCACCTCACGTCAGCGCCATGGGGCTTGACTGGGTTCCGGGAATGGGCATCATGTACTTCGGCACGGAGGTCGATGGGTATCTCTATGAGGTTGAGCCGAACGGGATGCCCCACCTTCTCGTCGACATGGCTTCTCAATTGGGGTTCGACGCTGAGATCAACGGTGTCTGCTACGTGGGTCACCCTGAGGGCGGGCTGATCTACACGACCGACTACAACGGCCACGACTTGACCCAGGATCCGATCTTCGTGTTCGATGAGGTCGGTGCTCTGGTCGACTCGATCAACGTCAGGGACTTCTGTCCGGGTGTCGCGGGCATCGCCTTCGACGGAGCCTTCTTCTATCTCTCGAGCTACGATAACGACACGATCATCAGGTGTACCGAGGCGTTTGAGCCCGTCGATACCTGGCCTCATCCCGGAGCCGGAGCCGGAGCGGGCAGTCACGGGGGCGGTATCGACTTCGACCCGATGACGGGTCACATCTATCTGATGGACGCCTACAACACGTTCATCTACGTCTGTGACATGGGGATGAACGTCGTTGACGCGTTCCCCTCGCACTGGTACGGAAGCGTGGCGTTCGGTGTCAGCATCGGGCGGCTTCGGAGCGAACGTACGCTCTGGATCACCAGCTGGGCCACGAACCGGATCTACGAGATCGACGACCCGTTCTTCACGCCTGTTCAGGATGGGAGCTGGGGCGGGATCAAGGCCATGTTCCGGTGAGCGACCGGCGCGCCATACGGTCGTGGTGCCTGTACGACTGGGCGAACTCCGCCTTCGCCACGACCATCATGGCGGCGCTCTTTCCGCCCTTCTTCCGCTCGCTGGCCACGCGCGCGGGGATGGCCTCGGCGGACGCCACCGCTACGTGGGGCTACACCACCTCCGCGGCGCTCGTCCTCGTTGCGCTCTCAGCGCCCATCCTGGGCGCCGTCGCCGACGTCTCGGGCTCGAGGAAACGGCTGGTCGGCCTCTTCGCAGGCCTCGGTATCCTGGCGACGGCCCTTTTCGCAACGCTCGGTTCGGAGGCGTGGCTCCCCGCCGCGTTCCTCTTCATCGCCGGGAACATCGGGTTCGCCGGCGGCAACGTCTTCTACGAGTCGCTTCTCCCGCACATCACGACGCCTGAGACCATCGACGACGTCTCGGCCCGCGGCTTCGCGCTGGGGTACCTGGGCGGAGGCATCCTGCTCGTTCTGAACCTGCTCTGGGTCATGTTTCCCGACCGGTTCGGGATGCCCGGGGAGAGCTTCGCCATCCGCGCGTCGTTCATAAGCGTCGCGGTCTGGTGGGGGGCGTTCTCGGTCCCGTTCTTCCGGGACGTGCCGGAGCCGCGGCTGGAGGGCATCCGTCTTCCGAGAGGCGGGGTGCTGCCCGAGGCGTGGGGACGCCTTCGGACGACCTTCAGCGAGCTCTCGAACTACCGGCATCTCTTCGTCTTCCTCATCGCGTTCTGGATCTACTCGGACGGCATCGGGACCATCGTCCGGATGGCGACGGCGTACGGCGACGAGATCGGCATCGGCCTGAACGACATGATCGGGGCGCTCGTGCTCACGCAGTTCGTGGGGGTGCCGTGCTCACTCCTCTTCGGACGGGTCGCCTCGAAGACCGGGCCGAAACCGGCGGTGCTCGTGGGGCTCACGGTCTACGCCGTCATATCGGTCGCCGCGTACTTCATGAGCACAGCGGCGCACTTCTACGCGCTGGCGATCGGCGTGGGCGTCGTCCAGGGCGGCACCCAGGCCGTCTCCCGGTCGCTCTTCGGTTCCATGGTGCCCCGGCACAAGGCCGCCGAGTTCTTCGGCTTCTTCAGCACGAGCTCGAAGTTCGCAGGCATAGCAGGGCCCTTCATCTTCGGGCTCGTCGGACAGCTCGCCGGCACCAGCAGGATGGGCATCGTGTCGGTTGCGGCCTTCTTCATCGTGGGCGCGCTGCTCCTTGGACGCGTCGATGTCGACGCGGGGCGGGCGGCGGCCCGGAGGGCCGAAGAGGCGGCCGCCTCGTAGGGGAGGAGTGATGGGAAGGAGACCGACGCAGAAGGAGCGCACGAGACGGACGTTCATCCGACTCGTGATCCTGGTAGCCGTGGCGCTGATGCTCTGGTTCAACGCCGAGCGCATCCACGTGGCCTATCTGTCCGCCCTGGTGCTTGCCGAGAGCGGAACGCCGCTCGAAAGCGGTCCCGCGGAGGTGCGGCTCCCGGACCCCGTCGTGGCGGACGTGAGGTACGAGGGCGCCGGTCGGACCATCGACGCGACGCTCTACCTCCCGTCGGAAGGCGAGCCGCCGTATCCGGGGTTGGTCGTGAACCACGGTGTGGCGGCGGGCGGCCGGGACGACGCCAGGCTCACGAACTTCGCCGACGCGATGGCGCGCGCCGGCTTCGCCGTCCTCGCCCCGGACTTCGTGAACCTGCGGGGGTTTCAGGTGAGGCTGTCGGATGTGGACGAGCTGGTCGCGTCGTTCGAGTACCTCGCGTCGCGCGAGGACGTGGACGAGCGGCGCGTCGGCATGTTCGGCCTGAGCTACGCGGGCGGCCTTGCGCTGCTCGCCGCGGCCGACGAGCGCATCAACAAGGACGTCGCGTTTCTCTTCCTGCTGGGCGCCTACTACGACCTCCGGCACATCGTGACGTATATGACGACCGGCTACCACCGCGAGGACGGCGAGTGGGTTTACCTCGAGCCGAGGAACGCCGGGCGGTGGGGGTTCCTTCTGAACAGCGTCGGTCTCGTCGAGACCGAGTCGGACCGCGAGCCGCTCCGGAGGATCGCCGAGCGGCGGTACGAAGCCCCCGACGCGGACGTCTCGGACCTCGTGCCGAAGCTCAGCGAGGAGGGCCGGCTCATTGTC
Proteins encoded in this region:
- a CDS encoding DUF3372 domain-containing protein, which translates into the protein NHTHASGTAEMSVFDKIVPGYYHRLNMDGFVETSTCCQNTATEHYMMERFMVDDVVHWATDFKIDGFRFDLMGHHMKSNMVKVREALDALTMEKDGVDGEAIYVYGEGWDFGEVQGGRRGVNATQHNMAGTGIGTFNDRIRDAVRGGSAFSDRRDRGFATGQTDRMAMLRAADRIRVGMAGNLKNYRFTDATGRPVMGSFDGVGYALDPQEALTYVSAHDNETFFDKIQYAAPSSASMDDRVRMQMVAMSVTAFTQGIPFFHAGVDMLRSKSMDADSYNSGDWFNKLDFTYQSNNFGVGLPIAEKNRDRWNIIRPILGNEEITPGPSHISMTVEHMKEILAIRKSTPLFRLRTGDDVRSRVAFWNTGRDQVPGLIVMSVSDEVEGKPDLDPEHRSLVVVVNAGSQGVSFQDDAFEDRAFVLHPVFTESNDAVVRGAEYESNGTFVVPGRTTAVFVEPE
- a CDS encoding MFS transporter yields the protein MSDRRAIRSWCLYDWANSAFATTIMAALFPPFFRSLATRAGMASADATATWGYTTSAALVLVALSAPILGAVADVSGSRKRLVGLFAGLGILATALFATLGSEAWLPAAFLFIAGNIGFAGGNVFYESLLPHITTPETIDDVSARGFALGYLGGGILLVLNLLWVMFPDRFGMPGESFAIRASFISVAVWWGAFSVPFFRDVPEPRLEGIRLPRGGVLPEAWGRLRTTFSELSNYRHLFVFLIAFWIYSDGIGTIVRMATAYGDEIGIGLNDMIGALVLTQFVGVPCSLLFGRVASKTGPKPAVLVGLTVYAVISVAAYFMSTAAHFYALAIGVGVVQGGTQAVSRSLFGSMVPRHKAAEFFGFFSTSSKFAGIAGPFIFGLVGQLAGTSRMGIVSVAAFFIVGALLLGRVDVDAGRAAARRAEEAAAS